One genomic segment of Paenibacillus durus includes these proteins:
- a CDS encoding ABC transporter permease, with protein sequence MWNSMLGAVELGLLYALMALGVYITFRILDFPDLTVDGSFATGGAIAAVMITHGYTPWLATLGALAGGVLAGLCTGLLHTKGKINGLLSGILMMIALYSINLRILGKPNVSLMGETTLISLMNPLYVMPFVVIAVKLLMDVFLRTDLGLALRATGDNSRMIRSFGVNTDSTTILGISLSNGLVALSGALIAQYQAFADSSMGIGMIVIGLASVIIGEAIFGSRSVFRATLAVVLGSIVYRIVVALALRVDWLDASDLRLITAIIVIIALVFPSVQRFLKQKNNARKRTAELAEQALKGKRGGTANAKAR encoded by the coding sequence ATGTGGAATTCAATGCTTGGAGCGGTAGAGCTGGGGCTGCTTTATGCTTTAATGGCTTTAGGTGTATATATTACGTTTCGGATCTTGGATTTTCCTGATCTGACGGTGGATGGCAGCTTTGCTACTGGCGGCGCCATTGCCGCCGTCATGATCACCCACGGCTATACGCCGTGGCTGGCTACGCTCGGGGCGCTCGCCGGCGGTGTGCTCGCCGGATTGTGCACCGGTCTGCTGCATACTAAAGGGAAGATTAACGGACTGCTGTCGGGGATATTGATGATGATCGCGCTCTATTCGATCAACTTGCGGATCTTAGGCAAGCCCAATGTGTCGCTGATGGGTGAGACAACACTGATTTCCCTGATGAATCCGCTGTATGTTATGCCGTTCGTGGTCATCGCCGTGAAGCTGCTGATGGATGTGTTCCTGCGCACCGACCTGGGCCTTGCCCTGCGGGCGACGGGAGACAACTCGAGGATGATTCGCAGCTTCGGTGTGAATACGGACAGTACGACGATTCTCGGCATCAGCCTGTCGAACGGGCTGGTGGCGCTCTCTGGAGCGCTCATTGCCCAGTACCAGGCCTTTGCCGATTCCTCAATGGGCATCGGGATGATCGTTATCGGCCTCGCCTCCGTTATTATCGGCGAAGCAATCTTTGGCTCGCGCAGCGTGTTCCGCGCGACGCTGGCGGTTGTGCTGGGCTCGATTGTGTACCGGATCGTTGTCGCGCTGGCGCTGAGGGTGGATTGGCTGGACGCCTCCGACCTTAGATTGATAACGGCCATTATCGTAATAATCGCCTTGGTGTTCCCATCGGTGCAGCGCTTCCTCAAGCAAAAGAACAACGCACGCAAGCGAACGGCCGAGCTGGCCGAGCAAGCCTTGAAGGGCAAGAGAGGGGGGACTGCTAATGCTAAAGCTCGATAA
- a CDS encoding stage VI sporulation protein F, with protein sequence MSYQQYGISPQLVERIKMKMKNPTIKERIKNLINGVSKQQLQDPGVVRRLVRNASVILGERLASDQEDNIVRFVIAQKVDPNNTFHLIRLWGMFR encoded by the coding sequence TTGAGTTATCAGCAATATGGAATCAGTCCGCAGCTGGTGGAGCGGATAAAGATGAAGATGAAGAATCCGACAATCAAGGAACGAATCAAGAATTTGATTAACGGCGTCAGCAAACAGCAGCTTCAGGACCCCGGCGTGGTGCGCAGGCTGGTGCGGAATGCTTCGGTTATCCTGGGGGAAAGGCTCGCTTCTGATCAGGAGGACAACATCGTCAGATTCGTCATTGCCCAAAAAGTCGATCCGAATAATACGTTTCACTTGATTCGCTTATGGGGGATGTTCCGTTAG
- a CDS encoding MgtC/SapB family protein: protein MDEHIVSMIKLLIAMLFGLFIGIDRQLKQKPLGIRTSMVISIASCLVTIVSIQAFEKFSGPDHPNMDPMRLAAQIVSGIGFLGAGVILRRGGDAISGLTSAALIWTASGIGITVGAGFYIEAGIAVVLLIFAVNAVPWLIRTVGPQSLNNHDISVKITMASDKAMVQVINKIENRVGQSKGKTKRKFRERMVRRMKIKDLDDGKQMIDMVLSAPDRDFCTEIYYDLKDIEHILNVEVEQL from the coding sequence ATGGATGAGCATATTGTATCCATGATCAAACTGCTTATTGCCATGCTGTTTGGACTATTCATCGGAATCGACCGGCAGTTGAAGCAGAAACCGCTCGGCATTCGTACCAGTATGGTCATCAGCATCGCCAGCTGTCTCGTTACAATCGTATCGATCCAAGCCTTTGAAAAATTCTCAGGACCGGATCATCCTAATATGGACCCGATGAGGCTCGCGGCGCAGATCGTAAGCGGCATCGGCTTTCTGGGTGCAGGCGTTATCCTGCGCAGAGGCGGCGATGCGATCTCCGGCCTGACATCGGCAGCGCTGATATGGACGGCGTCGGGAATTGGCATCACGGTGGGTGCAGGCTTCTATATCGAAGCGGGTATTGCTGTAGTACTGCTCATTTTTGCGGTCAATGCGGTTCCTTGGCTTATCCGCACCGTCGGTCCGCAGTCGCTTAACAATCACGACATTTCCGTGAAGATTACTATGGCGAGCGATAAGGCCATGGTTCAAGTCATCAATAAAATCGAAAATCGGGTGGGACAGAGTAAAGGCAAGACTAAAAGGAAATTCCGTGAAAGAATGGTCCGGCGGATGAAAATCAAGGACCTGGATGACGGAAAACAAATGATCGATATGGTGCTATCCGCCCCCGACCGCGATTTTTGCACCGAAATCTATTATGATTTAAAGGATATTGAGCATATCTTGAACGTTGAAGTGGAGCAGTTGTAA
- a CDS encoding aldose 1-epimerase — protein MGIEAYEGLFEGEDAVWLRAGRYEAAVLPGIGGNLIAFRDTQSGYRFLREPGTEGMDAFKKSPGVYGIPVLFPPNRFEDGKLPWNGQVYRLPINEEATGNHIHGFLYTAAWQVEDFGTGKNESYVTIAVKVDEKHPSYKYLPHKYTVKLRYGLSEAGLSQQVLIRNDGDEAMPCLLAFHTAVNAPFAPESAASDYRVKLTIGKRWQLNERMLPTGDYQPLTSEETDLREEGVYPFFASLDNHYTAVPQNGRNRMELTDTRLGVTLVYDVGTSYKQWMIWNNGGAEGFFCPEPQINLINAPNVQLPAEEIGLFSLQPGEYWEETARLYVKKTT, from the coding sequence GTGGGTATAGAGGCATACGAAGGACTATTTGAGGGAGAAGACGCGGTATGGCTCAGAGCCGGCCGTTATGAAGCGGCGGTGCTGCCGGGAATCGGCGGCAACTTGATTGCGTTCCGTGATACGCAGAGCGGTTATCGCTTCCTGCGAGAACCGGGAACGGAAGGTATGGATGCTTTTAAAAAAAGCCCTGGAGTATACGGGATTCCCGTACTGTTCCCGCCGAACCGATTTGAGGACGGTAAACTTCCTTGGAACGGACAAGTATATCGTCTGCCGATTAATGAGGAAGCGACCGGTAACCATATACACGGTTTTTTATATACGGCGGCTTGGCAGGTGGAAGACTTCGGGACCGGAAAGAACGAGAGCTATGTTACTATAGCGGTAAAAGTGGACGAGAAGCATCCGTCTTACAAATATTTGCCGCATAAATACACCGTTAAGCTTCGCTACGGCCTGTCGGAAGCGGGACTGTCCCAACAGGTTCTGATTCGCAACGACGGGGATGAGGCGATGCCCTGCCTGCTGGCTTTTCATACGGCGGTCAACGCTCCGTTTGCACCGGAAAGCGCCGCGAGCGATTACCGGGTGAAGCTAACCATCGGGAAGCGGTGGCAGCTTAATGAACGGATGCTTCCGACGGGGGATTATCAGCCTCTTACGTCTGAAGAGACGGACCTTCGGGAAGAAGGAGTATACCCGTTCTTTGCTTCGCTGGATAACCATTATACAGCCGTCCCACAAAATGGGCGCAACCGGATGGAACTTACCGATACGAGACTTGGCGTGACTCTTGTTTATGACGTGGGCACATCCTATAAGCAGTGGATGATCTGGAACAATGGCGGGGCGGAGGGCTTTTTCTGCCCCGAGCCCCAGATAAATCTGATCAATGCGCCAAATGTGCAGCTGCCGGCCGAAGAAATCGGCTTATTCAGTCTGCAGCCGGGCGAGTATTGGGAAGAAACCGCGAGATTGTATGTAAAGAAAACAACATAA
- a CDS encoding C40 family peptidase, whose protein sequence is MFTYRKKVLFLTSALSAAVLAASACSNVRNDGQLRTNAVKPSVHSRSYIENLPVTDPSGKTWVPLEAAANSLGYRVEEEPGGGGYAKVGYSDVMYRVRPGSASALSLGKGCTLPDAPKRQNDKIYMTTDALSKLFNTPVSWDQGSGEISIDTPKEQHTEGQNTAVKSDKPFRIQSLSSSEADELISYSKKYLGVPYEFGAAPYEESKTFDCSSFTRHVFEKFGVDLPRLARDQDNVGRSVSREQLEPGDLIFFTVPGRFDKDSIPGHVGIYIGDGKFIHTWGDPGVQISQLDSGYWSNVILHMRRVL, encoded by the coding sequence ATGTTCACGTATCGAAAAAAAGTATTATTCTTGACCTCTGCACTGTCTGCTGCCGTTCTGGCCGCATCAGCCTGCAGTAACGTAAGAAACGACGGACAACTCCGGACGAATGCGGTCAAGCCTTCGGTTCATTCCAGAAGTTATATCGAAAATCTGCCTGTTACCGATCCATCCGGCAAAACATGGGTCCCTCTGGAGGCAGCGGCCAATTCACTTGGCTACCGTGTGGAAGAAGAACCCGGCGGCGGCGGTTACGCCAAAGTTGGATACAGCGATGTAATGTACAGAGTGCGCCCGGGTTCGGCAAGCGCCTTATCATTGGGTAAAGGCTGTACCCTCCCGGATGCGCCGAAGCGGCAAAATGATAAAATCTACATGACGACTGACGCCCTGTCGAAATTATTCAATACGCCAGTCAGTTGGGATCAGGGAAGCGGAGAAATTTCTATTGATACCCCAAAAGAACAACATACAGAAGGGCAGAACACGGCGGTTAAATCAGACAAGCCGTTCCGTATTCAGAGCCTGTCCTCGTCGGAAGCCGACGAGTTGATCTCTTACTCTAAGAAATATCTGGGTGTTCCTTATGAATTCGGTGCGGCTCCTTACGAGGAATCCAAGACATTCGACTGTTCATCATTTACCCGTCATGTCTTTGAGAAGTTTGGTGTCGATCTGCCGCGTCTGGCCAGAGATCAGGATAATGTCGGCAGATCCGTCAGCCGGGAACAGTTAGAACCGGGTGATCTGATTTTCTTTACTGTCCCCGGTAGGTTCGACAAAGACTCCATTCCCGGGCATGTCGGCATTTATATTGGTGACGGAAAATTTATACACACCTGGGGTGATCCCGGAGTTCAGATCAGCCAGCTGGACAGCGGGTATTGGAGCAACGTTATTCTGCATATGCGGCGCGTCCTATAG
- a CDS encoding ABC transporter substrate-binding protein produces the protein MKRKKIWLGLSLCVMLAAAGCGNNNNAADTGATASPGSTAQNTASADTKTYKIAVSQYVEHPSLDATYDGIIAALKDAGIVEGQNLTVDFENAQADAANNLSIAQKIAGEDNDLTIGIATPSAQALVQAVKDDTPVLFAAVTDPLDAKVVTNLEHPGGNVSGASDTNPEAIIRLMDFIAAQFPNVKKLGLIINEGEPNAVVMADKAKAALDKHGIELVKAPVTNTSDVKQAAESLVGRADALYITLDNSVVSGVDSIIQVANENKLPFFSSDRDTVERGAFATVGFKYFDHGYQVGQMAVEVLKNGKKIGDLPVTVQQKLDVILNLKAAAAQGIEVTDAMKKEVADPTNDIIQ, from the coding sequence ATGAAGAGAAAGAAAATTTGGCTAGGGCTCAGTTTGTGTGTCATGCTTGCAGCGGCAGGCTGCGGTAACAATAATAATGCGGCGGATACCGGCGCCACGGCCTCCCCGGGCAGCACTGCCCAGAACACCGCGAGCGCCGATACCAAAACTTATAAGATCGCCGTATCACAATATGTTGAGCATCCGTCGCTGGATGCAACGTATGACGGCATTATAGCCGCACTCAAGGATGCGGGGATCGTCGAAGGTCAGAACCTTACCGTTGACTTTGAGAACGCTCAGGCGGATGCTGCCAACAATTTGTCCATCGCCCAGAAAATTGCCGGTGAAGATAATGACCTGACCATCGGAATTGCAACACCGTCCGCTCAAGCGCTTGTGCAGGCGGTCAAAGACGATACGCCGGTATTGTTTGCAGCCGTAACGGACCCGCTTGATGCGAAAGTGGTAACGAATCTTGAACATCCGGGAGGAAATGTATCAGGTGCGTCGGATACGAATCCTGAGGCGATAATCAGACTGATGGATTTCATCGCCGCTCAGTTTCCAAATGTGAAGAAGCTGGGGCTGATTATCAATGAAGGCGAACCGAACGCCGTTGTAATGGCGGACAAAGCCAAGGCTGCCCTTGACAAGCATGGCATCGAGCTGGTTAAAGCTCCGGTGACCAACACTTCCGATGTCAAACAAGCCGCCGAATCCTTGGTTGGACGGGCGGACGCGCTGTACATTACCCTTGATAACTCGGTTGTAAGCGGAGTTGATTCCATTATCCAGGTAGCCAATGAGAATAAGCTTCCGTTCTTCTCGAGCGACCGCGACACTGTCGAAAGAGGCGCTTTTGCCACAGTCGGCTTTAAGTATTTCGACCACGGCTATCAAGTCGGACAAATGGCGGTTGAAGTACTCAAGAATGGCAAGAAAATCGGTGATCTTCCTGTGACGGTGCAGCAGAAGCTGGACGTTATCCTTAACCTGAAGGCTGCCGCGGCTCAGGGAATTGAAGTCACGGACGCCATGAAGAAAGAAGTAGCCGACCCAACCAACGATATCATTCAATAA
- a CDS encoding TraX family protein, whose amino-acid sequence MQLIAMLTMLIDHIGYIFFPQDLGWRYIGRIAFPIYCYALVQGHLYTSSKSRYLLRLLIIALIAQVPYNLALDPGGLNVVFTLLLSELVLIALDKLPKLWMGIIVTAPVLWVMDYFPLDYNAYGLLLVLIFRYAHSYRLVLAHLALNVIYMFYYGWTVQMLSLLPTLVIAYGPELWEHLRKRSMPRLVWWLFYPGHLAVLAIIRLLYYGELPEMDWRIIFLCKSM is encoded by the coding sequence ATGCAGCTTATTGCCATGCTTACGATGCTGATTGATCATATCGGATATATCTTTTTTCCCCAGGACCTTGGGTGGCGGTATATCGGAAGAATTGCTTTCCCCATCTATTGTTATGCGCTTGTCCAGGGGCATCTCTATACCTCCTCCAAGTCCCGATACTTGCTGCGGCTGCTGATTATCGCGCTGATCGCGCAAGTTCCGTACAATTTGGCCCTCGATCCGGGAGGACTGAATGTCGTCTTTACGCTGCTCCTTTCCGAACTCGTGCTGATTGCGCTGGACAAGCTGCCCAAACTGTGGATGGGCATTATAGTTACAGCTCCGGTCCTTTGGGTAATGGACTATTTCCCGCTTGATTATAATGCGTACGGATTGCTGCTGGTGCTGATCTTCCGCTATGCTCATTCGTACAGGCTTGTTCTTGCGCATTTGGCGCTGAATGTAATTTATATGTTTTATTATGGCTGGACGGTTCAAATGTTGAGTCTACTGCCGACGCTGGTGATCGCATACGGACCCGAACTGTGGGAACATCTCCGAAAACGGAGCATGCCGCGTTTAGTGTGGTGGTTGTTTTACCCGGGGCACTTGGCTGTACTTGCCATCATCCGACTATTATACTATGGCGAATTGCCGGAAATGGACTGGAGAATTATTTTTTTATGTAAAAGTATGTAA
- a CDS encoding ABC transporter ATP-binding protein, protein MLKLDNVSKLFNPGTPDEKIALLGIDLELIPGDFVTIIGSNGAGKSTLMNIISGVMKPDLGEVFIEGSSISHLAEHQRSRWIGRVFQDPMAGTSPRMTIEENLAMAYKRGKSRGLSIGVSSSKRTMFREELERLGIGLENRLRAKVGLLSGGERQALSLLMATFTKPQILLLDEHTAALDPARADLITQLTESIVREMKLTTLMVTHNMEQAIRLGNRLIMMDKGQIILDIDEKRKKDLTVERLLGEFETISGHKLADDRIVLG, encoded by the coding sequence ATGCTAAAGCTCGATAATGTATCCAAGCTGTTCAATCCGGGCACGCCGGACGAGAAGATCGCTCTGCTCGGAATTGATCTGGAGCTGATTCCGGGAGATTTCGTCACGATAATCGGCAGCAACGGAGCAGGGAAGTCGACGCTGATGAATATCATTTCCGGCGTAATGAAGCCGGATTTGGGTGAAGTCTTCATCGAAGGAAGCTCGATCAGCCATTTGGCCGAGCATCAGCGAAGCCGCTGGATCGGACGGGTCTTTCAAGATCCGATGGCCGGCACGTCGCCCCGCATGACCATTGAAGAGAATCTGGCAATGGCTTATAAGCGCGGCAAGAGCAGAGGCCTGTCCATCGGCGTATCCTCCTCGAAGCGGACGATGTTTCGCGAAGAGCTTGAGCGGCTTGGCATCGGCCTGGAGAATCGTCTGCGTGCGAAGGTAGGTTTGTTGTCGGGGGGAGAAAGACAGGCGCTAAGCCTGCTGATGGCTACGTTTACGAAGCCGCAAATATTGCTGTTGGACGAGCATACGGCAGCCCTCGATCCTGCCAGAGCGGATCTGATTACTCAGCTGACCGAATCCATCGTACGGGAGATGAAGCTGACAACTCTGATGGTAACCCATAATATGGAGCAGGCCATCCGGCTTGGCAATCGGCTCATTATGATGGACAAGGGACAGATTATCCTTGATATAGACGAGAAGCGCAAAAAAGACCTGACGGTAGAACGTCTTCTGGGCGAATTCGAAACCATCAGCGGACACAAACTGGCGGATGACCGAATCGTGCTAGGCTAA
- a CDS encoding cation:proton antiporter, with protein sequence MNHIVFEVGLAIALVALSGLLAEKFRFSVIPFYILVGMAVGPHAFQIWHLDFRFIESAALIEFMGRIGVLFLLFYLGLEFSVGRLVKAGKSIVTGGTIYILINFSLGLVLGWGLGFPLEEILVVAGITTISSSAIVAKVLVDLKRTANPETEMILGIIMFEDVFLAVYISILSGLVLSGSSSLGGVLLSALIALVYMLGLLIVGRKLVPLLNKALNIRSGELFALVIFAILFLVAGFSETIHVAEAIGALLVGLVLAETEHVKRIEKLIIPFRDFFGAIFFFSFGLTIDPRTLGGNALWYSLAAVVVTLLGNFIAGILAGRSAGLSPRASSNIGLTIVSRGEFSIIMANLGKAGGLLAILQPFAAMYVLILAILGPLLTKESKWIYRTLDKVFKFESRHVKRKAQKRTPASEEQ encoded by the coding sequence ATGAACCATATCGTATTTGAAGTCGGACTGGCGATAGCGCTTGTGGCGCTGTCCGGATTGCTCGCCGAGAAATTCCGCTTCTCCGTCATTCCGTTTTATATTTTGGTCGGTATGGCGGTCGGACCGCATGCCTTTCAAATTTGGCATCTGGACTTCCGGTTTATCGAAAGCGCCGCTCTGATTGAATTTATGGGCAGAATCGGCGTCCTGTTCCTGCTGTTCTATCTCGGGCTGGAATTCTCCGTGGGCAGGCTTGTCAAAGCGGGCAAATCGATTGTAACAGGCGGAACCATCTATATTCTGATCAACTTCTCTCTTGGTCTGGTACTGGGCTGGGGACTCGGATTCCCACTCGAGGAGATTCTGGTGGTGGCGGGGATTACGACCATTTCCTCCAGTGCAATCGTGGCTAAGGTTCTGGTAGACTTGAAGCGGACCGCCAACCCGGAAACCGAAATGATTCTGGGCATCATCATGTTCGAGGACGTGTTTCTGGCGGTCTACATCTCCATTCTTTCCGGCCTGGTGCTCAGCGGCTCCTCCTCTCTTGGCGGAGTGCTGCTGTCGGCTCTGATTGCGCTGGTCTATATGCTGGGCCTCCTTATCGTCGGCCGAAAGCTCGTCCCCCTGCTTAACAAGGCGCTTAATATCCGCTCCGGCGAACTATTTGCTCTAGTCATATTCGCTATCCTGTTCCTGGTAGCGGGCTTTTCCGAGACGATTCACGTCGCTGAGGCGATTGGAGCGCTGCTGGTCGGCTTAGTTCTTGCAGAGACGGAACATGTCAAGCGGATCGAGAAGCTGATTATTCCGTTCCGCGATTTTTTCGGAGCCATCTTCTTCTTCAGCTTTGGCCTCACGATCGACCCGCGCACTCTTGGCGGAAATGCCCTATGGTATTCGCTGGCGGCTGTAGTCGTCACGCTGCTGGGGAATTTCATCGCCGGCATACTTGCCGGGCGCAGCGCCGGCCTGAGCCCGCGCGCTTCTTCCAATATCGGTCTCACCATCGTGTCGCGCGGCGAGTTCTCCATCATTATGGCCAATCTTGGCAAAGCGGGCGGTTTGCTCGCCATTTTGCAGCCGTTCGCAGCCATGTACGTGCTGATCCTGGCGATTCTCGGTCCGCTGCTGACCAAAGAGTCCAAATGGATTTACAGGACGCTGGATAAAGTATTCAAATTTGAGAGCAGGCACGTCAAGCGGAAGGCCCAGAAACGTACCCCTGCCTCCGAGGAACAATAG
- a CDS encoding DUF2500 domain-containing protein, with amino-acid sequence MSEWTGSATFEQPSAFELFWHGTPIFFKIFALVIFSIMIYAIVKGMKQWMANNASELLTVSCTVVAKRFRVRGGSGDASASTDYYVTFETSNGDRVELEVPDRLYGLIVEGDRGDLTYQGTRFKGFERAADRDSMR; translated from the coding sequence ATGAGCGAATGGACCGGGTCAGCCACGTTTGAGCAGCCCAGCGCTTTTGAACTCTTTTGGCATGGTACACCGATATTCTTCAAAATCTTTGCCTTGGTAATTTTCTCAATAATGATCTATGCCATTGTCAAAGGAATGAAACAGTGGATGGCTAACAATGCAAGCGAACTGCTCACGGTGTCCTGCACTGTCGTTGCCAAACGGTTCAGAGTGCGTGGAGGTTCGGGAGACGCAAGTGCAAGTACGGATTATTATGTAACCTTTGAAACGTCAAACGGCGACAGAGTAGAACTTGAAGTGCCTGACAGGCTGTACGGGCTGATTGTTGAAGGCGACCGGGGAGACCTGACTTATCAAGGAACGAGATTCAAAGGGTTCGAGCGGGCTGCGGACCGAGACAGTATGAGATAA
- a CDS encoding copper amine oxidase N-terminal domain-containing protein, with protein sequence MKHVKKRAKLLLPILALLLVLAGCQTVGGLDVNKALLGNLDVKSAEESMSFSLNAVPAAGISAEDQKIIDLINSFTLNVSHLKLQEGGDISASGTLGYKQASIPFTFYMSKTVLALNVEGAKKPFYFPMEGYYQELSGTGLDLEKAESVNKLLSQFVIKNLPNPSAINVTPVNEAVYGESLNLMKLHAEVTGDELPGLLKAFLKSVSQDTEGFTELISGLYDYLLPVLKQESTTDMLSSIGLGDVPLDNKAEVVTVLHDAAKLAVDTALLLYDKELDRLYESAPEIKTVLSKDTKLQVDLFVDSALHIRKQNMSLNVALPNDGSIPIRSISFKTETQLWNINGPVKADPIATEGALNVMETELTPGVVLRNFTADSTAYRVLKDDLGITKKSVVIYPGEDYSDTVVKGTTTMIPLRYLAYELDAEVKWNAATKQIIVTDDVYGTTIVLKAGSKDAVVGGVKVKLPQPVFFDRYGRGYVPLRSIAEALHAQVKVDSEGLIYITRD encoded by the coding sequence ATGAAACATGTGAAAAAGAGAGCGAAGCTGCTGCTGCCGATTTTGGCGCTGCTGCTGGTGCTTGCGGGATGTCAGACGGTAGGCGGCCTGGATGTAAATAAGGCGCTGCTGGGCAATCTCGACGTGAAATCGGCGGAGGAGAGCATGTCTTTCTCTCTGAACGCGGTCCCCGCAGCGGGAATCAGTGCCGAAGATCAGAAAATCATCGATCTTATCAATTCTTTCACATTAAACGTTAGTCATTTGAAGCTTCAAGAAGGCGGAGATATTTCTGCCAGCGGGACGCTCGGCTATAAGCAGGCCAGCATTCCATTTACTTTTTACATGAGCAAGACAGTGCTCGCCCTGAACGTTGAAGGAGCGAAGAAACCTTTCTATTTCCCGATGGAGGGTTATTATCAGGAACTGTCGGGTACCGGACTTGATTTAGAGAAGGCGGAAAGCGTCAACAAGCTGCTGAGCCAGTTTGTAATTAAGAATCTTCCCAATCCGTCCGCAATTAATGTAACCCCGGTTAACGAAGCTGTGTATGGCGAGTCATTGAACCTGATGAAGCTGCACGCCGAAGTAACGGGAGATGAGCTGCCCGGATTGCTAAAAGCTTTCCTGAAATCCGTGTCACAGGATACGGAAGGCTTTACCGAACTGATCAGCGGCCTGTACGATTATTTGCTGCCGGTGCTGAAGCAGGAGTCGACAACGGACATGTTGAGCAGCATTGGGCTGGGTGACGTTCCGCTTGATAATAAAGCAGAGGTCGTTACCGTGCTTCACGATGCCGCTAAGCTGGCGGTCGATACGGCTCTTCTGCTGTATGACAAAGAGTTGGACAGACTGTATGAATCGGCCCCGGAAATTAAGACTGTTCTGAGTAAAGATACTAAGCTTCAAGTTGATCTGTTCGTGGACAGCGCCTTACATATCCGCAAGCAGAACATGAGTCTGAATGTGGCGCTGCCGAATGACGGAAGCATACCGATCCGGAGCATTTCCTTCAAGACAGAAACCCAGCTGTGGAACATTAACGGTCCGGTCAAGGCCGACCCGATCGCAACAGAGGGTGCCTTGAACGTTATGGAGACGGAGCTTACACCAGGTGTAGTTCTGCGCAATTTCACAGCGGATTCAACAGCATACCGCGTACTTAAAGACGATCTTGGCATTACTAAAAAATCGGTCGTAATTTACCCAGGTGAGGATTATTCCGATACCGTTGTTAAAGGGACGACGACGATGATTCCTCTTCGTTATTTGGCCTATGAATTGGATGCTGAAGTGAAATGGAACGCGGCAACCAAGCAGATTATAGTTACCGATGATGTATATGGAACGACCATCGTCCTGAAAGCAGGCTCGAAAGACGCCGTTGTGGGCGGCGTGAAAGTCAAGCTGCCTCAGCCGGTCTTTTTTGACCGATACGGCAGGGGCTATGTGCCGCTGCGCAGCATAGCCGAGGCGCTTCATGCCCAAGTGAAAGTGGACAGTGAAGGTCTGATTTATATTACGCGAGATTAG
- a CDS encoding cation:proton antiporter regulatory subunit, with product MNFRECDLPGIGRKFVLETRSGDKLAIIVHDDGRRELYHFEYDDPDQSISMVTLDDEEARYISAIIGGVTYKPRSLESIEVALDDLIIEWYRLEPGFSCVGRTIGELDIRARSGVTIIAVIEKNHTKHISPGPDLRLPPDCIIIAAGEREQHKQFRHILRNGCG from the coding sequence ATGAACTTTAGAGAATGCGATTTGCCCGGAATCGGGAGAAAATTTGTACTGGAGACCCGCAGCGGCGATAAGCTCGCTATTATTGTACATGATGATGGACGGCGGGAGCTGTATCATTTTGAATATGACGATCCGGATCAAAGTATTTCGATGGTTACACTGGACGATGAAGAAGCCAGATATATTTCGGCTATTATCGGGGGTGTCACATACAAGCCAAGGTCGCTTGAATCCATTGAGGTTGCGCTGGACGATCTGATTATTGAGTGGTACCGTCTGGAGCCGGGGTTCAGTTGTGTGGGCCGTACGATTGGCGAGCTTGATATCCGCGCCCGTTCCGGTGTAACGATAATAGCGGTCATCGAAAAAAATCACACCAAACATATCAGTCCCGGACCCGATCTGAGGCTGCCGCCGGACTGCATCATCATTGCCGCGGGGGAGAGAGAGCAGCATAAACAATTCAGGCATATTTTGCGGAATGGATGTGGTTGA
- a CDS encoding metallophosphoesterase translates to MENSAAVPAGGALGPVQFWEATDLHYLDKSLHDGGTAFQSFVSSGDGKQLPYIDEILDAFVYEAGIKKPDFIILSGDLTNNGERASHKSLASKLARIEEKGTSVYVPLK, encoded by the coding sequence ATGGAGAACAGCGCGGCTGTTCCTGCCGGCGGAGCTCTGGGCCCAGTTCAGTTCTGGGAGGCCACGGATCTGCACTATCTCGATAAAAGTCTTCATGACGGCGGAACCGCTTTTCAATCATTCGTATCTTCGGGTGACGGTAAGCAGCTTCCCTATATAGATGAAATTTTGGATGCATTTGTATATGAAGCCGGTATTAAGAAGCCGGATTTTATTATTTTAAGCGGAGACTTAACTAATAACGGAGAACGCGCAAGCCATAAGTCGCTCGCAAGTAAGCTGGCTCGTATTGAAGAGAAAGGCACATCCGTCTACGTTCCCCTCAAATAA